From Cellulomonas fimi ATCC 484, a single genomic window includes:
- a CDS encoding VOC family protein, protein MTISPAMVTFDTLDATSLAGWWARQTGGTVRDDSDGWYVMVAPTRPGGPVLAFQKVEDPTPGKNRVHVDLTADDRDAEVERLLADGASLVARHEHEGFVWVVLSDPDGNQFCVSQAHSA, encoded by the coding sequence ATGACGATCTCGCCCGCGATGGTGACCTTCGACACGCTCGACGCGACCTCCCTGGCCGGCTGGTGGGCCCGGCAGACCGGCGGAACGGTCCGCGACGACTCCGACGGCTGGTACGTCATGGTCGCGCCGACGCGGCCCGGCGGGCCCGTGCTGGCCTTCCAGAAGGTCGAGGATCCGACCCCGGGCAAGAACCGGGTGCACGTGGACCTCACGGCCGACGACCGTGACGCGGAGGTCGAGCGGTTGCTCGCGGACGGTGCGAGCCTGGTCGCGCGGCACGAGCACGAGGGCTTCGTCTGGGTCGTGCTGAGCGATCCCGACGGCAACCAGTTCTGCGTGTCCCAGGCCCACTCCGCCTGA
- a CDS encoding nucleotidyltransferase domain-containing protein, with amino-acid sequence MTTVGDRTLPASFDPTVVAAVTDRLAAVEHEHGVRVAWAVESGSRAWGFPSPDSDYDCRFVFVRPVSAYLDPWPARDVVETPLDAVLDVNGWDLVKAVRLATAGNATLGEWLRSPFVYAGDPAFRDELLDLVDAVADRAAIVRHYLHVGRDHWLRSGAADGAEVALKRVFYALRPAATLHWLEVHPGRVTPPMDLHRLLAEAPVHDAVAEPVAALVAAKAVTRELGTGVVADPVRRWVQERFAAAATLDAPAPHAAAAARTEAARRFRDLVRRWAPPG; translated from the coding sequence GTGACGACCGTCGGGGACAGGACGCTGCCCGCGTCCTTCGACCCGACGGTCGTCGCGGCCGTCACGGACCGGCTCGCCGCCGTCGAGCACGAGCACGGCGTCCGCGTCGCGTGGGCCGTCGAGAGCGGCAGCCGGGCGTGGGGCTTCCCGTCGCCCGACAGCGACTACGACTGCCGGTTCGTCTTCGTCCGGCCCGTCTCCGCCTACCTCGACCCGTGGCCCGCCCGCGACGTCGTGGAGACGCCGCTCGACGCGGTGCTCGACGTCAACGGCTGGGACCTCGTCAAGGCCGTGCGCCTGGCGACCGCGGGCAACGCGACGCTCGGCGAGTGGCTGCGCTCGCCCTTCGTCTACGCGGGCGACCCGGCGTTCCGCGACGAGCTGCTCGACCTCGTGGACGCCGTCGCGGACCGGGCCGCGATCGTCCGGCACTACCTGCACGTGGGCCGCGACCACTGGCTGCGCAGCGGGGCTGCCGACGGCGCGGAGGTCGCGCTCAAGCGCGTGTTCTACGCGCTGCGGCCCGCCGCGACCCTGCACTGGCTCGAGGTGCACCCGGGCCGCGTCACCCCGCCCATGGACCTGCACCGGCTGCTCGCCGAGGCGCCCGTCCACGACGCGGTGGCCGAACCGGTCGCGGCGCTCGTCGCCGCGAAGGCCGTGACGCGTGAGCTGGGCACGGGCGTCGTCGCCGACCCGGTGCGCCGGTGGGTCCAGGAGAGGTTCGCGGCGGCGGCCACGCTCGACGCGCCGGCGCCGCACGCCGCTGCCGCGGCACGGACCGAGGCGGCACGCCGGTTCCGGGACCTCGTGCGCCGCTGGGCCCCGCCCGGCTGA
- the recO gene encoding DNA repair protein RecO: protein MSLYRDEAIVLRTHKLGEADRIVTLLTRSHGKVRAVGKGVRRTSSRFGSRLEPFMHVDVQLSTGRSLDIVTQAETLGAYGRPVCEDYTLYTAGTVMLETAERLVEAEHEPALQQYWLLVGAVRALAGREHAPGLVLDSYLLRALAVAGWAPSFTDCARCGEPGPHQAFAVASGGAVCGECRPPGAAAPAPETFALLAALLAGDWAVADASAERHRGEGNGLVAAFCQFHLERQLRSLPLVERV, encoded by the coding sequence GTGAGCCTCTACCGCGACGAGGCGATCGTGCTGCGCACCCACAAGCTCGGTGAGGCCGACCGCATCGTGACCCTGCTGACGCGCAGCCACGGCAAGGTGCGCGCCGTCGGCAAGGGCGTGCGCCGCACGTCGTCGCGCTTCGGGTCGCGGCTCGAGCCGTTCATGCACGTCGACGTCCAGCTCTCCACGGGCCGCTCGCTCGACATCGTCACGCAGGCCGAGACGCTCGGCGCCTACGGGCGCCCGGTGTGCGAGGACTACACGCTCTACACCGCGGGCACCGTGATGCTGGAGACGGCGGAGCGGCTCGTCGAGGCCGAGCACGAACCCGCGCTGCAGCAGTACTGGCTGCTCGTCGGTGCGGTCCGGGCGCTCGCGGGTCGCGAGCACGCGCCCGGCCTGGTGCTCGACTCCTACCTGCTGCGCGCGCTCGCGGTCGCGGGCTGGGCGCCGTCGTTCACGGACTGCGCGCGCTGCGGCGAGCCCGGGCCGCACCAGGCGTTCGCCGTCGCGTCGGGGGGAGCCGTGTGCGGGGAGTGCCGCCCGCCGGGTGCCGCTGCGCCCGCGCCCGAGACGTTCGCGCTGCTCGCCGCGCTGCTCGCCGGGGACTGGGCGGTTGCCGACGCGAGCGCCGAGCGGCACCGCGGCGAGGGCAACGGCCTGGTCGCCGCGTTCTGCCAGTTCCACCTGGAGCGCCAGCTCCGTTCGCTCCCGCTGGTCGAGCGCGTCTGA
- a CDS encoding PQQ-binding-like beta-propeller repeat protein — protein MTSTTTPTPATATPLRGREPRWPRVAAVVGAVATGAGWWASETVVYLPGVLLLALGVASLVRTRRRLGVLLGASVLVVGVGVPWLALARTDGGRLVEPVVHPYDEGVTVDTVARVVDSRRVLALDAESGLAWEWTPPDWSTIVGVVLLDAGRLLVAAQTATVLGPDGVAGPDLGTVHPAQVVAADGDVVVLRACDESGPRPAPCTWRGVDATDGSTAWTADGVTSDATVRLATTPRLGAPWPVPPTTAAVASADGVVTVRAASSGRPVLALDPDAGLRVLPVADAVVVASRAGDRCTAAAHDADGDPRWEAEVPCGVLDGLDARVSAFTSVVEVDGTLWTPDGTVVDLATGDVDERGAVTTGRSAPQGHGEDRLVLGSGVQVALSEDALVVTPVRGGDAWSVALDGGEVRTLVADGGLVVVEQYLRPRLLAELVAPGERRRHVVDAYDARTGAHVGRVVSGPQGTDGIVVSAGTAFVVDRGPDGERRVRAIGP, from the coding sequence ATGACCTCGACCACCACCCCGACCCCTGCCACCGCCACGCCGCTGCGCGGTCGCGAACCGCGCTGGCCCCGCGTCGCGGCCGTCGTCGGGGCGGTCGCGACGGGTGCCGGCTGGTGGGCGTCGGAGACCGTGGTCTACCTGCCAGGCGTGCTGCTCCTCGCGCTCGGCGTCGCGTCGCTCGTCCGCACGCGCCGCCGGCTCGGCGTCCTGCTCGGCGCGTCCGTGCTCGTCGTGGGCGTCGGCGTCCCGTGGCTCGCCCTCGCCCGCACCGACGGTGGCCGGCTCGTCGAACCCGTCGTGCACCCGTACGACGAGGGCGTGACGGTCGACACCGTGGCGCGCGTCGTCGACTCGCGCCGTGTGCTCGCCCTCGACGCGGAGAGCGGGCTCGCGTGGGAGTGGACGCCGCCGGACTGGTCGACGATCGTCGGCGTCGTCCTGCTCGACGCCGGCCGGCTCCTCGTGGCGGCGCAGACGGCGACGGTCCTCGGGCCCGACGGCGTCGCCGGCCCCGACCTGGGCACGGTGCACCCGGCCCAGGTCGTCGCGGCGGACGGCGACGTCGTGGTGCTGCGGGCGTGCGACGAGTCGGGGCCGCGACCCGCCCCGTGCACCTGGCGCGGTGTCGACGCGACCGACGGGTCGACGGCGTGGACCGCGGACGGCGTCACGTCGGACGCCACGGTCCGGCTGGCGACAACCCCGCGGCTCGGAGCCCCGTGGCCCGTGCCCCCGACGACGGCGGCCGTCGCCTCGGCGGACGGCGTCGTCACGGTGCGCGCCGCGAGCAGCGGGCGGCCGGTGCTCGCGCTCGACCCCGACGCGGGGCTGCGGGTCCTGCCGGTCGCGGACGCGGTCGTGGTCGCGTCCCGCGCCGGGGACCGGTGCACCGCCGCCGCGCACGACGCGGACGGAGACCCGCGGTGGGAGGCCGAGGTCCCGTGCGGCGTGCTCGACGGCCTGGACGCGCGCGTGAGCGCCTTCACGTCGGTGGTCGAGGTCGACGGGACGCTGTGGACTCCCGACGGCACGGTCGTGGACCTCGCGACGGGCGACGTCGACGAGCGTGGTGCCGTCACGACAGGGCGGAGCGCACCCCAGGGGCACGGTGAGGACCGCCTCGTGCTGGGCTCCGGCGTCCAGGTCGCGCTCAGCGAGGACGCGCTCGTCGTGACCCCCGTGCGCGGGGGCGACGCCTGGTCGGTCGCGCTCGACGGGGGCGAGGTGCGCACGCTCGTCGCCGACGGCGGGCTGGTGGTCGTCGAGCAGTACCTGCGCCCCCGCCTGCTCGCGGAGCTGGTCGCGCCCGGGGAGCGGCGGCGGCACGTCGTCGACGCGTACGACGCCCGGACCGGTGCGCACGTCGGACGCGTGGTCTCCGGCCCGCAGGGGACGGACGGCATCGTCGTGTCCGCGGGGACCGCGTTCGTCGTCGACCGGGGCCCGGACGGGGAGCGTCGCGTGCGGGCGATCGGCCCCTGA
- the leuA gene encoding 2-isopropylmalate synthase — translation MSYLETSPQQPSPMPVHKYRPFHEQIRVDLPDRTWPDRRITQAPRWCAVDLRDGNQALIEPMSPARKLEMFELLVQMGFKEIEVGFPSASQTDFDFVRMLIEEGRIPDDVVIQVLTQSREHLIERTYEAIAGAKQAIVHLYNSTSTLQREVVFRSDEDGIVDIAVSGARFCKKYEELVPDTEVFYEYSPESYTGTELEFAVRICNAVLEELQPTPDKKVIVNLPATVEMATPNVYADSIEWMSRNLRYRENVILSLHPHNDRGTAVAAAELGYLAGADRIEGCLFGNGERTGNVCLVTLGMNLFSQGIDPQLDFSDIDHVRRTVERCNQLPVPERHPYGGDLVFTAFSGSHQDAIKKGLAAMEASAARQGRSVDDLVWAVPYLPIDPKDVGRSYEAIIRVNSQSGKGGISYLMKSEKDLDLPRRLQIEFSQVVQRHTDEHGTEVTADELWRIFEDEYLPVEPGSGIAPWGRLRLRGTRATSEEGGVDSLVVDLVDRGEERTIEGTGNGPVAAFVDALHTLGVDVAVLDYAEHALSAGGDASAAAYVECAIGDRILWGVGIDPSITTASLKAIVSAVNRHER, via the coding sequence ATGAGCTATCTCGAGACGAGCCCCCAGCAGCCGTCGCCGATGCCGGTGCACAAGTACCGGCCGTTCCACGAGCAGATCCGCGTCGACCTGCCGGACCGCACGTGGCCCGACCGCCGCATCACGCAGGCGCCGCGCTGGTGCGCGGTGGACCTGCGCGACGGCAACCAGGCGCTCATCGAGCCGATGAGCCCCGCGCGCAAGCTCGAGATGTTCGAGCTGCTGGTGCAGATGGGCTTCAAGGAGATCGAGGTCGGGTTCCCGTCGGCGTCGCAGACGGACTTCGACTTCGTCCGGATGCTCATCGAGGAAGGGCGCATCCCGGACGACGTCGTCATCCAGGTGCTGACCCAGTCGCGCGAGCACCTCATCGAGCGCACGTACGAGGCGATCGCGGGCGCGAAGCAGGCGATCGTCCACCTGTACAACTCGACGTCGACGCTGCAGCGCGAGGTCGTGTTCCGGTCCGACGAGGACGGCATCGTCGACATCGCGGTCTCGGGCGCCCGGTTCTGCAAGAAGTACGAGGAGCTCGTCCCGGACACCGAGGTGTTCTACGAGTACAGCCCCGAGTCGTACACCGGCACCGAGCTCGAGTTCGCGGTGCGGATCTGCAACGCGGTGCTGGAGGAGCTCCAGCCGACGCCGGACAAGAAGGTCATCGTCAACCTGCCGGCGACGGTCGAGATGGCGACGCCGAACGTCTACGCCGACTCGATCGAGTGGATGAGCCGCAACCTGCGGTACCGCGAGAACGTGATCCTGTCGCTGCACCCGCACAACGACCGTGGGACGGCGGTCGCGGCCGCGGAGCTCGGCTACCTGGCGGGCGCCGACCGCATCGAGGGCTGCCTGTTCGGCAACGGGGAGCGCACCGGGAACGTGTGCCTGGTGACGCTCGGCATGAACCTGTTCAGCCAGGGCATCGACCCCCAGCTCGACTTCTCGGACATCGACCACGTCCGCCGCACCGTCGAGCGCTGCAACCAGCTGCCCGTGCCGGAGCGCCACCCGTACGGCGGCGACCTCGTCTTCACCGCGTTCTCGGGCTCCCACCAGGACGCGATCAAGAAGGGCCTGGCGGCCATGGAGGCGTCGGCCGCGCGGCAGGGCAGGTCCGTCGACGACCTCGTCTGGGCCGTGCCGTACCTGCCGATCGACCCGAAGGACGTCGGGCGCTCGTACGAGGCGATCATCCGGGTCAACTCGCAGTCCGGGAAGGGCGGTATCAGCTACCTGATGAAGTCCGAGAAGGACCTCGACCTCCCGCGCCGCCTGCAGATCGAGTTCTCCCAGGTCGTGCAGCGGCACACCGACGAGCACGGCACCGAGGTCACCGCCGACGAGCTGTGGCGGATCTTCGAGGACGAGTACCTGCCCGTCGAGCCCGGCTCCGGGATCGCCCCGTGGGGCCGGCTGCGGCTGCGCGGCACGCGCGCGACGAGCGAGGAGGGCGGCGTCGACTCGCTCGTCGTCGACCTCGTGGACCGCGGCGAGGAGCGCACGATCGAGGGCACCGGCAACGGACCGGTCGCGGCGTTCGTGGACGCGCTGCACACGCTCGGCGTCGACGTCGCGGTCCTCGACTACGCGGAGCACGCGCTGTCGGCAGGTGGCGACGCGTCCGCGGCCGCGTACGTGGAGTGCGCGATCGGCGACCGCATCCTGTGGGGCGTGGGCATCGACCCGTCGATCACGACGGCGTCGCTCAAGGCGATCGTCTCCGCGGTCAACCGGCACGAGCGCTGA
- a CDS encoding isoprenyl transferase, whose amino-acid sequence MPNPVPPYPHPSGARPPAIPKQFVPRHVAVVMDGNGRWANARGLPRTEGHRAGEASLLDVVAGAIEIGVEHVSAYAFSTENWSRSPDEVRFLMGFNRDVLRRRRDLMHSWGVRVRWAGRRPRLWRSVIAELEEAERLTKDNTTCTLTMCVNYGGRAEIADAAQAIAREVAAGRLKPERVNEKTFARYLDEPDMPDVDLFLRSSGEQRTSNFLLWQAAYAELVFLDEPWPDVDRRHLWRAVETYARRDRRYGGAVDRPGASPQS is encoded by the coding sequence GTGCCGAACCCCGTGCCCCCGTACCCGCACCCGTCCGGGGCGCGCCCCCCGGCGATCCCGAAGCAGTTCGTGCCCCGGCACGTCGCCGTCGTCATGGACGGCAACGGGCGGTGGGCGAACGCGCGCGGGCTGCCCCGCACGGAGGGGCACCGGGCGGGGGAGGCGTCGCTGCTCGACGTCGTCGCGGGCGCGATCGAGATCGGCGTGGAGCACGTGAGCGCGTACGCGTTCTCGACGGAGAACTGGTCGCGCTCGCCCGACGAGGTGCGGTTCCTCATGGGCTTCAACCGCGACGTGCTGCGGCGCCGGCGCGACCTCATGCACTCGTGGGGCGTGCGGGTGCGCTGGGCGGGCCGCCGGCCGCGGCTGTGGCGGTCGGTGATCGCCGAGCTGGAGGAGGCCGAGCGCCTCACGAAGGACAACACGACGTGCACGCTGACGATGTGCGTCAACTACGGCGGCCGGGCGGAGATCGCGGACGCGGCGCAGGCCATCGCGCGCGAGGTCGCCGCGGGTCGGCTGAAGCCCGAGCGGGTGAACGAGAAGACGTTCGCGCGGTACCTCGACGAGCCCGACATGCCGGACGTCGACCTGTTCCTGCGGTCGTCGGGGGAGCAGCGCACCTCGAACTTCCTGCTCTGGCAGGCCGCCTACGCCGAGCTCGTCTTCCTCGACGAGCCGTGGCCCGACGTGGACCGGCGGCACCTGTGGCGCGCGGTGGAGACGTACGCGCGCCGGGACCGGCGGTACGGCGGTGCGGTCGACCGTCCGGGGGCGTCGCCGCAGTCGTGA
- a CDS encoding glycine--tRNA ligase: MAAPSRLDAVVSLAKRRGFVFPSGEIYGGTRSAWDYGPLGVELKENIKRQWWRAMVTSRDDIVGLDSSVILPRQVWVASGHVGVFTDPLTECLSCHKRFREDQLVEEFEERKGHAPEGGLAGVNCPNCGTKGQWTEPRDFNMMLKTYLGPVEDESGLHYLRPETAQGIFVNFKNVYTAARMRPPFGIGQIGKSFRNEITPGNFIFRTREFEQMEMEFFVEPGTDETWHQYWIDTRTDWYVDLGLDRDNLRLYEHPAEKLSHYSKRTVDIEYRFGFQGSEWGELEGIANRTDFDLGTHSEHSGQDLSFFDQAKNERYVPYVIEPAAGLTRSLMAFLVEAYAEDEAPNTKGGVDKRVVLKLDPRLAPVKAAVLPLSRNEQLSPKARDLAAELRRSWNVEFDDAGAIGRRYRRQDEIGTPFCITVDFDTLEDQAVTIRHRDDMSQERVALDKVTGYLAQHLVGA; this comes from the coding sequence GTGGCCGCACCTTCTCGCCTGGACGCCGTCGTCTCCCTGGCCAAGCGCCGGGGCTTCGTCTTCCCGAGCGGTGAGATCTACGGAGGCACGCGCTCCGCGTGGGACTACGGCCCGCTCGGCGTCGAGCTCAAGGAGAACATCAAGCGCCAGTGGTGGCGGGCGATGGTCACGAGCCGCGACGACATCGTCGGCCTCGACTCCTCCGTGATCCTCCCGCGCCAGGTCTGGGTGGCCTCGGGCCACGTCGGCGTGTTCACCGACCCGCTGACCGAGTGCCTGTCCTGCCACAAGCGGTTCCGCGAGGACCAGCTCGTCGAGGAGTTCGAGGAGCGCAAGGGCCACGCACCCGAGGGCGGCCTCGCCGGCGTCAACTGCCCGAACTGCGGCACCAAGGGCCAGTGGACCGAGCCCCGTGACTTCAACATGATGCTCAAGACGTACCTCGGCCCGGTCGAGGACGAGTCCGGCCTGCACTACCTGCGGCCCGAGACGGCGCAGGGCATCTTCGTGAACTTCAAGAACGTCTACACCGCGGCGCGCATGCGCCCGCCGTTCGGCATCGGCCAGATCGGCAAGTCGTTCCGCAACGAGATCACCCCCGGCAACTTCATCTTCCGCACGCGCGAGTTCGAGCAGATGGAGATGGAGTTCTTCGTCGAGCCCGGCACCGACGAGACGTGGCACCAGTACTGGATCGACACGCGCACCGACTGGTACGTCGACCTGGGCCTGGACCGCGACAACCTGCGCCTGTACGAGCACCCGGCCGAGAAGCTCTCGCACTACTCGAAGCGCACCGTCGACATCGAGTACCGCTTCGGCTTCCAGGGCAGCGAGTGGGGCGAGCTCGAGGGCATCGCGAACCGCACCGACTTCGACCTCGGCACCCACTCGGAGCACTCCGGCCAGGACCTGTCGTTCTTCGACCAGGCCAAGAACGAGCGCTACGTGCCCTACGTCATCGAGCCGGCCGCGGGCCTGACCCGCTCGCTCATGGCGTTCCTCGTCGAGGCGTACGCCGAGGACGAGGCCCCGAACACCAAGGGCGGCGTCGACAAGCGCGTCGTGCTCAAGCTCGACCCGCGGCTCGCGCCGGTCAAGGCGGCGGTCCTGCCGCTGTCCCGCAACGAGCAGCTCTCGCCCAAGGCGCGCGACCTCGCCGCCGAGCTGCGCCGGTCCTGGAACGTCGAGTTCGACGACGCCGGCGCGATCGGCCGCCGCTACCGGCGGCAGGACGAGATCGGCACGCCGTTCTGCATCACGGTCGACTTCGACACGCTCGAGGACCAGGCCGTGACGATCCGGCACCGCGACGACATGTCGCAGGAGCGCGTCGCGCTCGACAAGGTCACGGGCTACCTCGCGCAGCACCTCGTCGGCGCCTGA
- a CDS encoding DedA family protein gives MDGDPLSAYGLGGAPLGIAVAALFLIVMARSHATYWAGRGVTRGAQAVQRSERGFGWWRSAVQRLERWTDSPAAHHGMRLVQRWGPVAVTVAYLTVGVQTAVFASAGIVRMRYASFTIASVPGALAWAVIWATIGLGALWAAVRLFVASPGVLVALLLAVGAAGVVLARRRRRPTAPVPAATGTTDARDDA, from the coding sequence GTGGACGGCGACCCGCTCAGCGCGTACGGGCTCGGTGGCGCACCGCTCGGGATCGCGGTCGCGGCGCTGTTCCTCATCGTGATGGCCCGCTCGCACGCCACGTACTGGGCCGGTCGGGGCGTGACCCGCGGCGCCCAGGCCGTGCAGCGCTCCGAACGGGGTTTCGGGTGGTGGCGCTCTGCCGTGCAGCGCCTCGAGCGGTGGACGGACTCGCCCGCCGCGCACCACGGGATGCGGCTCGTGCAGCGCTGGGGGCCCGTCGCGGTCACCGTCGCGTACCTCACCGTCGGCGTGCAGACCGCGGTGTTCGCGTCCGCCGGGATCGTGCGCATGCGCTACGCGTCCTTCACGATCGCGTCCGTCCCGGGTGCCCTCGCGTGGGCGGTGATCTGGGCGACGATCGGGCTCGGCGCGCTCTGGGCGGCCGTGCGCCTCTTCGTCGCGTCGCCCGGCGTCCTCGTCGCCCTTCTGCTCGCCGTCGGCGCGGCCGGCGTCGTCCTCGCGCGCCGTCGGCGGCGCCCGACGGCCCCGGTCCCCGCAGCCACGGGCACGACCGACGCGCGCGACGACGCCTGA
- a CDS encoding metal ABC transporter ATP-binding protein: protein MSTTPSATPAVEAVGVDVTLGGRRILCGVDLRVEPGQVLALLGANGSGKSTLVRALLGVVPVSAGTVRLFGTPLGVTAPWERVGYVPQRMPAASGMPATAVEVVTSGLLHGRRLRPPRGARRRALAALDSVGLVDRATQRVQEMSGGQQQRVLIARALVRDPDLLVLDEPTSGIDVPTQATFVDTVARLHAAGTTVVVILHELGPFADLIERAVVLRHGRVAHDGPPPAARADHAHAGHDHTHAHPDPQPPPTGPTITVEVTP from the coding sequence GTGAGCACCACCCCCAGCGCCACCCCCGCCGTCGAGGCGGTCGGCGTCGACGTCACGCTCGGCGGCCGGCGGATCCTGTGCGGCGTCGACCTGCGCGTCGAGCCCGGCCAGGTGCTGGCCCTCCTCGGGGCCAACGGGTCCGGCAAGTCGACCCTCGTGCGCGCCCTGCTCGGCGTCGTCCCCGTCAGCGCGGGCACCGTGCGGCTCTTCGGCACCCCGCTCGGCGTCACGGCCCCGTGGGAACGCGTCGGGTACGTGCCGCAGCGCATGCCGGCCGCGTCGGGCATGCCCGCCACGGCGGTCGAGGTCGTCACGTCCGGCCTGCTGCACGGGCGGCGGCTGCGGCCCCCGCGCGGCGCCCGCCGTCGTGCGCTCGCCGCGCTCGACTCCGTCGGGCTCGTCGACCGTGCGACGCAGCGCGTGCAGGAGATGTCCGGCGGGCAGCAGCAGCGCGTGCTCATCGCGCGTGCCCTCGTGCGCGACCCCGACCTGCTCGTCCTCGACGAGCCGACCTCCGGGATCGACGTGCCGACCCAGGCCACGTTCGTCGACACGGTGGCGCGCCTGCACGCCGCCGGCACGACCGTCGTCGTGATCCTGCACGAGCTCGGGCCGTTCGCCGACCTCATCGAGCGCGCCGTGGTGCTGCGGCACGGGCGCGTCGCGCACGACGGGCCGCCGCCCGCGGCGCGCGCCGACCACGCCCACGCCGGGCACGACCACACGCACGCCCACCCGGACCCGCAGCCGCCGCCCACGGGCCCGACGATCACGGTGGAGGTGACCCCGTGA
- a CDS encoding metal ABC transporter substrate-binding protein, which yields MLRARPALLLASALAVPALVAGCSATSAADDDGTVQVLASFYPLQMIAQEVGGDRVSVESLTPPGAEPHDVELSPAQVAKVSDADLVLYLSGFQAAVDDALAQAEPRDALDAADATTLLSGDGEEHDHAEDEEEGHDHGDADPHFWLDPSRMPAVADAVAEHLSELDPDGAQEFAANAAALDERFAALDEAYRTGLAECGIRTFVTSHTAFGYLAHRYDLEEVGISGIDPEAEPSPARLAEVSDVVRDEGVTTLFFETLVSPKVAETLAQDLGVQTAVLDPIEGLADDDADYFSIADDNLEALRVALSCS from the coding sequence ATGCTCCGTGCGCGCCCCGCCCTCCTCCTCGCGTCCGCCCTCGCCGTCCCCGCCCTCGTCGCCGGCTGCAGCGCGACCAGCGCCGCCGACGACGACGGGACCGTCCAGGTCCTCGCGTCCTTCTACCCGCTGCAGATGATCGCCCAGGAGGTCGGCGGCGACCGCGTGAGCGTCGAGTCGCTCACCCCGCCCGGCGCCGAGCCGCACGACGTCGAGCTCTCCCCCGCCCAGGTCGCCAAGGTCTCCGACGCCGACCTCGTGCTGTACCTCTCCGGCTTCCAGGCGGCCGTCGACGACGCGCTCGCGCAGGCCGAGCCCCGCGACGCGCTCGACGCCGCCGACGCCACGACGCTCCTGTCCGGCGACGGCGAGGAGCACGACCACGCCGAGGACGAGGAGGAGGGCCACGACCACGGCGACGCCGACCCCCACTTCTGGCTCGACCCCAGCCGCATGCCCGCCGTAGCGGACGCCGTCGCCGAGCACCTCAGCGAGCTCGACCCCGACGGGGCGCAGGAGTTCGCCGCGAACGCGGCCGCCCTCGACGAGCGCTTCGCGGCCCTCGACGAGGCGTACCGCACAGGGCTCGCGGAGTGCGGCATCCGCACGTTCGTGACGTCGCACACCGCGTTCGGCTACCTCGCGCACCGGTACGACCTCGAGGAGGTCGGCATCTCCGGCATCGACCCCGAGGCCGAGCCGTCGCCCGCGCGCCTCGCCGAGGTGTCCGACGTGGTCCGCGACGAGGGCGTCACGACGCTCTTCTTCGAGACGCTCGTCAGCCCCAAGGTCGCCGAGACCCTGGCGCAGGACCTCGGCGTGCAGACCGCCGTCCTGGACCCGATCGAGGGACTCGCGGACGACGACGCGGACTACTTCTCGATCGCCGACGACAACCTCGAGGCGCTGCGCGTGGCATTGTCCTGCTCGTGA
- a CDS encoding metal ABC transporter permease, whose product MTAWDLLSDMLSSPLMLRALLAAVLVGAAAPVVGTFLVQRRMALMGDGIGHVALTGVALGWLVGSWAGLVPQDTLAVPGAVVAAVVGSVVIELVRERGRTSGDLALALMFYGGIAGGVLLIKIAGGTNANLISYLFGSISTVSTSDLWWTVGLAALVLGVGLGLRTALFAVSHDEEFARASGLPVRLLSMLVATIAALTVTIAMRVVGLLLVSALMIVPVAVAQLYARSFGRTMAAASVIGVVVSVAGLVLTYWQDIPPGATIVVLAIALYAVAATLRPLLQRHRSSADDPHPEMVDDVLIVDDVRDEPAVAAAPTRRGDTGAG is encoded by the coding sequence GTGACCGCGTGGGACCTGCTGTCCGACATGCTGTCCTCGCCCCTCATGCTGCGCGCCCTGCTCGCGGCCGTCCTCGTGGGTGCCGCCGCGCCGGTCGTCGGCACGTTCCTCGTGCAGCGCCGCATGGCGCTCATGGGCGACGGGATCGGCCACGTCGCCCTCACCGGTGTCGCGCTCGGGTGGCTCGTCGGCTCCTGGGCGGGCCTCGTCCCGCAGGACACGCTCGCCGTCCCCGGCGCGGTCGTCGCCGCGGTCGTCGGGTCGGTCGTCATCGAGCTCGTGCGCGAGCGCGGCCGCACGAGCGGCGACCTGGCGCTCGCGCTCATGTTCTACGGCGGCATCGCGGGCGGCGTGCTGCTCATCAAGATCGCGGGCGGCACGAACGCGAACCTCATCAGCTACCTGTTCGGGTCGATCTCGACGGTCTCCACGTCGGACCTGTGGTGGACCGTCGGGCTCGCCGCGCTCGTGCTCGGCGTCGGCCTCGGGCTGCGCACCGCGCTGTTCGCCGTGAGCCACGACGAGGAGTTCGCCCGGGCCAGCGGCCTGCCGGTGCGCCTGCTGTCGATGCTCGTCGCCACGATCGCCGCGCTGACCGTGACGATCGCGATGCGCGTCGTCGGGCTGCTGCTCGTGAGCGCGCTCATGATCGTCCCCGTCGCCGTCGCGCAGCTGTACGCACGCTCGTTCGGCCGGACGATGGCGGCCGCGAGCGTCATCGGCGTCGTCGTGAGCGTCGCGGGGCTCGTGCTGACCTACTGGCAGGACATCCCGCCCGGGGCGACGATCGTCGTGCTCGCGATCGCGCTGTACGCGGTCGCCGCGACCCTGCGACCGCTGCTGCAGCGGCACCGCAGCTCCGCCGACGACCCGCACCCCGAGATGGTCGACGACGTCCTCATCGTCGACGACGTGCGCGACGAGCCGGCGGTGGCTGCCGCGCCGACGCGCCGGGGCGACACGGGCGCCGGCTGA